In Roseivivax sp. THAF197b, a genomic segment contains:
- the brnA gene encoding type II toxin-antitoxin system BrnA family antitoxin: MKATEFDKKFDAGEDVSDAIDWSQARRPNDQPKRVNVDFPAWVVEGLDKQARHLGVTRQSLIKLWIAERLQ; this comes from the coding sequence ATGAAGGCAACTGAGTTCGACAAGAAATTCGACGCCGGTGAGGACGTGAGCGATGCAATCGACTGGTCCCAGGCGCGGCGCCCGAACGACCAACCCAAGCGCGTGAACGTGGATTTCCCGGCGTGGGTCGTGGAGGGCCTGGACAAGCAGGCTCGGCATCTGGGCGTGACGCGGCAATCGCTGATCAAGCTATGGATTGCCGAACGGCTCCAGTAG
- a CDS encoding BrnT family toxin: protein MNFEYDPAKSASNLSKHGIDFDQAQALWDDPWMLEAPAKTEDEPRFISIGKIEGKHWAAVWTPRGDAVRIISVRRARKEEISYYEGN, encoded by the coding sequence ATGAATTTTGAGTATGACCCCGCCAAAAGTGCCTCGAATCTGTCGAAGCATGGCATCGACTTCGATCAGGCACAGGCCCTTTGGGATGACCCGTGGATGCTCGAAGCGCCCGCCAAGACCGAGGATGAACCGCGCTTCATCTCGATTGGGAAGATTGAGGGCAAGCATTGGGCGGCCGTCTGGACACCGCGAGGTGATGCGGTGCGGATCATCTCGGTGCGCCGCGCCCGAAAAGAGGAGATCAGCTACTATGAAGGCAACTGA
- a CDS encoding biotin transporter BioY, with protein MNRSDALFPSLLQSNKVNRALWFAMLAITGSIVIAISAKVKVPMWPVDMSLQTLAIFTIAAVFGLKLGMATILLYLAEGAMGLPVFQGTPERGIGIAYMMGSTGGYLLGFVAMTVVTGWAADRGWWRSPFKIGAAMLVGEAVLLMLGTLWLMYLFGFAQGIEYGIGPFIVSDILKLALAAGIVSVLGNVVRSRLR; from the coding sequence ATGAACCGATCAGATGCACTTTTCCCCTCACTCTTGCAGAGTAACAAAGTCAATCGTGCTCTTTGGTTTGCCATGTTGGCGATCACAGGGTCGATTGTGATTGCCATATCGGCCAAGGTTAAAGTTCCCATGTGGCCTGTCGATATGTCACTCCAAACGTTGGCGATCTTCACCATCGCCGCAGTGTTCGGTTTGAAGCTAGGGATGGCCACTATTCTTCTCTATCTGGCCGAAGGGGCAATGGGGCTTCCCGTGTTTCAAGGAACACCGGAGCGGGGCATCGGCATCGCATATATGATGGGTTCAACCGGAGGCTACCTGCTTGGCTTTGTAGCCATGACGGTAGTTACTGGATGGGCGGCTGATCGCGGATGGTGGAGAAGCCCCTTCAAGATCGGAGCAGCAATGCTTGTTGGTGAGGCAGTTCTGCTGATGCTGGGCACTCTCTGGCTAATGTATCTGTTCGGCTTTGCTCAAGGTATCGAGTATGGCATCGGGCCGTTCATTGTATCTGACATACTCAAGCTGGCGTTAGCCGCTGGGATTGTGTCAGTTCTCGGGAACGTCGTGCGATCAAGGCTGCGCTAA
- a CDS encoding helix-turn-helix domain-containing protein codes for MKYSLSEAAKATGKNKTTIQRAIKSGKISASKGDGGSYEIDPSELHRIFPPTVAQRDAQHMQSNDTQQAKFTPEGNHIDRVVELEKELAVARERANGLEAQKDQMADTINDLRKRLDSSETRVTALLADNSPKRSSWWPWKRS; via the coding sequence ATGAAATATTCACTCTCAGAGGCCGCAAAGGCCACCGGAAAGAACAAGACAACAATCCAGAGGGCAATCAAAAGCGGAAAGATATCAGCTAGTAAGGGCGATGGCGGCTCATACGAGATTGATCCGTCAGAGTTGCACCGGATTTTTCCGCCCACTGTTGCGCAACGCGATGCGCAACACATGCAAAGCAACGATACGCAACAGGCAAAATTTACCCCTGAGGGCAATCACATAGACCGTGTTGTTGAGCTGGAAAAAGAACTGGCAGTCGCCCGCGAGCGAGCCAACGGGCTGGAAGCCCAGAAGGATCAGATGGCCGACACGATCAACGATCTACGGAAGCGCCTGGACAGCTCCGAAACCCGCGTGACGGCGCTTCTGGCCGACAACAGCCCAAAGCGCAGCTCTTGGTGGCCTTGGAAGCGATCCTGA